The following nucleotide sequence is from Azospirillum brasilense.
CTGGAAACGGCGCAGGAAGCGGTCTGGGTGAGGTGCTGTTCGAGTTCCAGCGGGTTGGCAGCTATCTGAAGGTGATGGCCATTGATCCGGTCACCGCGACGGAGGTATCGGTCGTTGGGCCGGCCACCGGCGGTCTGGAACTGCTGAAACGGACCGCGATCAGCAAGCTCCAGTTTGTCATGAAGCGCGATGCGGCCAAACGCTGAGCCTTATCAGTGAATACAGACGCCAAGAAGCGCGCCCTCCCGGCGGGGCGGGGGGCGCGGCTAGTCTTGGCTTCTGCTGATGGTGAGCACTGACATCCCGGTGCCGGACCTGCGGAACCGGTCCAGGGGTGAACTGCTCAATTCCGACTCTAGACCTATGCCGCGCCGTGGGCACTGGTGCATCGGATGTAACGCCTGTAGAAACCGTTCCACGAACGAACGGACCGCCGTGCTTTCCAGACAGTGTTTTCCTGGCGCGGCGGTTCTGACCGAATGCGGAGGGAGACGATCGCAATGCGTTGCGTGACGGTCTTGCGGAGATTGCCCGTGCTGTTGAGAGAGACCCTGAAGCCGGCGGCCACGCTGCTGGTGCTGGCCGTGGCGCTGCAAAGCCCGGCGGCGTGGTCGGAAACCACCATCATCTGCACGAAGCCCGGCGTTCCGCTCTGCATGAGCGACACCACCACCTTCGTCAGCGCGGACAAGA
It contains:
- a CDS encoding DUF6898 family protein, whose product is MVGNRAPGKGQPAGNGAGSGLGEVLFEFQRVGSYLKVMAIDPVTATEVSVVGPATGGLELLKRTAISKLQFVMKRDAAKR